One genomic segment of Profundibacter amoris includes these proteins:
- the hslV gene encoding ATP-dependent protease subunit HslV, whose translation MADDQFPGWHGTTIIGVRKDGEVVIAGDGQVSIGQTVMKGTAKKVRRLSPGGFDVVAGFAGSTADAFTLLERLEAKLEATPGQLARASVELAKDWRTDKYLQKLEAMLIVSDGKDIFVITGAGDVLEPEFDVTAIGSGGNYALAAARALMDTDLSAEEIARKAMAIAADICVYTNGNLTVETIKG comes from the coding sequence ATGGCCGACGATCAATTTCCGGGATGGCATGGCACTACAATTATCGGGGTGCGCAAGGATGGCGAAGTTGTAATCGCCGGTGACGGGCAGGTCAGTATTGGCCAGACCGTGATGAAGGGCACCGCCAAAAAGGTGCGGCGCCTGTCGCCCGGCGGGTTTGACGTGGTGGCCGGTTTTGCCGGATCAACCGCCGATGCCTTTACCTTGCTGGAACGGCTGGAAGCGAAACTCGAGGCGACGCCGGGACAATTGGCGCGGGCCTCGGTGGAACTGGCCAAGGACTGGCGCACGGACAAGTATTTGCAAAAGCTGGAAGCGATGCTGATTGTGTCGGACGGCAAGGATATTTTCGTGATCACCGGTGCCGGCGATGTGCTGGAACCCGAATTTGACGTGACCGCCATTGGGTCGGGCGGAAATTATGCGCTGGCGGCGGCGCGGGCCTTGATGGATACGGATCTGTCGGCCGAAGAAATTGCCCGCAAGGCAATGGCGATTGCTGCCGATATTTGTGTTTATACCAACGGCAATCTGACCGTGGAAACAATTAAAGGGTAA
- the trxA gene encoding thioredoxin: MATTAVTDATFEEEVLKSDLPVVVDFWAEWCGPCKMIGPSLEELSEEMADKVKIVKVNVDENPSAPAQMGVRGIPSMFLFKGGQVVSNKVGAAPKAALQSWIEESI; the protein is encoded by the coding sequence ATGGCCACAACAGCAGTAACCGACGCTACATTCGAAGAAGAAGTCCTGAAATCCGACCTGCCGGTCGTGGTGGATTTTTGGGCCGAATGGTGCGGCCCGTGCAAAATGATCGGCCCCTCGCTGGAAGAACTGTCCGAAGAAATGGCCGACAAGGTCAAGATCGTTAAGGTCAATGTCGACGAAAACCCAAGTGCCCCTGCGCAAATGGGTGTCCGCGGTATCCCCTCGATGTTCCTGTTCAAGGGCGGTCAAGTTGTTTCCAACAAGGTTGGTGCAGCCCCCAAAGCCGCATTGCAAAGCTGGATCGAAGAATCCATCTGA
- a CDS encoding alpha/beta hydrolase, which yields MRIVPLLFLVLVAACTPRGLITIYPDAEKIGALQSIFVATTRAQTVDGKFISRRSPVVSYLHYNISIPPAHNPGEINWPTLPPDPQKDFLVTKEDRFQSSSQFVSALSRSLRARKQSQREVVIFVHGFNNNFAEGLYRMAQLSHDFDLAQPTIHYSWPSAGNPLGYGYDRDSMLFARDGLEELIKAVDRAGAKDILLVGHSMGALLVMETLRQISIENPNEASRLINGVALLSPDIDVELFKQQTRRIGRLPDPFVIFTSRKDRALRLSARLTGQKARLGNVDDARLLADLKVTLVDVSEFSTGAAGHFTTAKSPALIRIFASLPGIDAAFRRDRSGRSGLLPGTVLVVQKATEIILLPVSTKTP from the coding sequence ATGCGGATAGTACCACTTCTGTTTCTGGTCCTGGTGGCTGCTTGTACGCCACGTGGCCTGATCACCATTTACCCCGACGCTGAAAAGATTGGTGCGCTGCAAAGCATTTTTGTAGCCACAACACGTGCGCAGACGGTTGATGGTAAATTTATTAGCCGCCGCTCGCCTGTGGTTTCCTATCTGCACTACAACATTTCCATTCCACCGGCCCACAATCCGGGCGAAATCAACTGGCCGACCCTACCGCCCGATCCGCAAAAGGATTTTCTGGTTACCAAAGAGGACCGCTTTCAATCCTCGTCGCAATTTGTATCTGCCTTGTCCAGATCCCTGCGCGCCCGCAAGCAATCGCAACGCGAAGTGGTGATTTTTGTGCATGGATTCAACAACAATTTTGCCGAAGGCCTGTACCGCATGGCCCAGCTTTCGCATGATTTTGACCTTGCACAGCCGACAATACATTATTCATGGCCCAGCGCCGGCAATCCGTTGGGTTACGGATATGACCGTGACAGTATGCTTTTTGCCCGTGACGGGCTGGAAGAACTGATCAAGGCTGTTGATCGCGCGGGCGCCAAGGATATTTTGCTGGTCGGTCATTCAATGGGCGCTTTGCTGGTTATGGAGACCTTACGGCAAATTTCAATCGAGAACCCGAACGAGGCAAGCCGCCTGATAAACGGGGTGGCGTTGCTTTCACCCGATATTGATGTTGAATTGTTCAAACAGCAGACACGACGGATTGGCCGTTTGCCTGATCCCTTTGTGATATTCACTTCACGCAAGGATCGTGCCCTGCGCCTGTCGGCACGGCTGACAGGACAAAAGGCGCGGCTGGGAAATGTAGATGATGCACGTCTTCTGGCAGACCTGAAGGTAACGCTGGTGGATGTATCGGAATTCTCGACCGGTGCCGCCGGTCACTTTACCACCGCCAAATCCCCCGCCCTGATCCGGATTTTTGCCAGTCTGCCCGGAATCGATGCTGCCTTTAGGCGTGACAGATCGGGGCGATCCGGTCTTTTGCCGGGAACGGTTCTGGTGGTGCAAAAGGCAACCGAGATTATCCTGCTGCCGGTTTCAACAAAAACACCCTAA
- the dnaQ gene encoding DNA polymerase III subunit epsilon: MREIVLDTETTGFKPEQGDRIVEIGAVELFNHMPTGNTYHQYINPERSMPEDAFKVHGLGDEFLSDKPVFKQIAQDFMDFIGDSRLVIHNAAFDMKFLNAELGWINFPLIPMEQALDTLALARKKFPGAQASLDALCRRFAIDNSSRTLHGALLDSEILAEVYLELLGGRQSGLELSSTARNSDGTDVGSDWRPRPRPNALAPKLTKEEAAAHDAFVKDMGDGALWVKG; this comes from the coding sequence ATGCGTGAAATCGTGCTGGATACGGAAACCACAGGTTTCAAACCGGAACAGGGCGACCGGATTGTCGAAATCGGGGCAGTGGAACTGTTCAACCACATGCCAACCGGCAATACATATCACCAGTATATAAATCCCGAACGCTCCATGCCCGAAGATGCCTTCAAGGTGCACGGATTGGGGGATGAATTTCTGTCGGATAAGCCGGTATTTAAACAAATCGCGCAGGATTTCATGGATTTCATCGGGGATTCCCGTCTGGTGATCCACAACGCCGCATTTGATATGAAATTCCTGAATGCCGAATTGGGCTGGATCAACTTTCCGCTGATTCCGATGGAGCAGGCGCTGGATACGCTGGCGCTGGCCCGCAAAAAATTCCCCGGCGCGCAGGCGTCACTGGATGCGCTTTGCCGTCGTTTTGCGATTGATAATTCGTCGCGCACCCTGCACGGCGCATTGCTGGACTCGGAAATTCTGGCCGAGGTTTATCTGGAATTGCTGGGGGGGCGGCAATCGGGGCTGGAATTGTCCAGCACGGCCAGAAATTCGGACGGAACAGATGTTGGCAGCGATTGGCGGCCACGCCCGCGGCCAAACGCTTTGGCCCCGAAACTGACAAAAGAAGAAGCCGCCGCCCATGATGCTTTTGTCAAAGACATGGGCGACGGCGCGCTTTGGGTTAAAGGCTAG
- the secB gene encoding protein-export chaperone SecB: MAETGNGAQAEAPQIKMQILAQFIKDLSFENAVAQKGVEGEVQPDIQVQVNLDAKKRGVDNQYEVISKFNITSKNKSGGEPLFLLELEYGGIFQIENVPEDQLHPFLLIECPRMLFPYVRRIVSDVTRDGGFPPLNLENIDFLALYRSELSRRAESEQPQGTA, from the coding sequence ATGGCCGAAACCGGCAATGGTGCCCAAGCAGAAGCACCCCAAATCAAAATGCAAATTCTGGCGCAGTTCATCAAAGACCTGTCTTTTGAAAACGCTGTCGCCCAGAAAGGTGTCGAAGGCGAGGTTCAGCCCGACATTCAGGTTCAGGTCAATCTGGACGCCAAGAAACGCGGCGTGGATAACCAGTATGAAGTGATCAGCAAATTCAACATCACTTCGAAAAACAAATCCGGTGGTGAACCGCTGTTCCTACTGGAACTGGAATACGGCGGCATATTCCAGATCGAAAATGTGCCAGAAGACCAGTTGCACCCGTTCTTGCTGATCGAATGCCCGCGGATGCTGTTCCCTTACGTTCGCCGGATCGTTAGCGATGTGACCCGTGACGGTGGCTTCCCGCCGCTGAATCTGGAAAACATCGACTTTTTGGCACTGTATCGTTCGGAACTGTCCCGTCGCGCCGAAAGCGAGCAACCTCAGGGCACTGCCTAG
- a CDS encoding Tim44/TimA family putative adaptor protein: protein MNSPTIQLLVLAGIALFLIIKLKSVLGTREGFEKPPTQASDSLPRNSRPQLEVIEGGPDRDITDHVEEGSDAAKALAAMKKADPSFSVSEFLQGARGAYEMILMAFERGQLDSIVPFLSEDVFEAFSEVVDAREAKGLTVEANFIGVREISLVDAEFDESTRLGEVTVKFVGELNSTVRDRAGDIVEGGKNEVKRQKDIWTFARTMGSDDPNWKLVATGG from the coding sequence ATGAACAGCCCCACGATCCAACTACTTGTTTTGGCCGGAATTGCCCTATTCCTGATTATCAAGCTGAAAAGCGTTCTGGGCACGCGCGAGGGGTTCGAGAAACCCCCGACACAGGCGTCTGATAGTCTGCCCCGTAATTCACGCCCGCAACTGGAAGTGATCGAAGGCGGGCCTGATCGCGATATTACCGACCACGTAGAAGAAGGCAGCGATGCGGCCAAAGCGCTGGCGGCGATGAAAAAGGCCGACCCCAGCTTTTCGGTCAGCGAATTCCTGCAAGGCGCGCGCGGCGCTTATGAAATGATCCTGATGGCCTTTGAACGTGGTCAGCTGGATTCAATCGTGCCCTTCCTGTCCGAAGATGTTTTCGAGGCTTTTTCCGAAGTGGTCGATGCCCGCGAGGCAAAGGGGCTGACAGTCGAGGCGAATTTCATCGGAGTTCGGGAAATATCGCTGGTGGATGCGGAATTTGATGAATCGACCAGACTGGGCGAAGTTACCGTGAAATTCGTTGGTGAATTGAATTCAACCGTGCGTGACCGTGCCGGCGATATTGTCGAAGGTGGCAAAAATGAAGTGAAGCGTCAGAAAGATATTTGGACCTTTGCCCGCACAATGGGGTCGGATGACCCGAACTGGAAACTGGTGGCAACCGGGGGATGA
- the mltA gene encoding murein transglycosylase A, with product MTHPTDAPAAEYKLLQFNDLAGWHDDDHAAALTTFLETCSQLKRGDWSSLCRLAKTRPSAKTYFEMFFRPVLVEDGKPALFTGYFEPELNGSLTPTPRYRYPLYRKPPEIQDGQPWLTRREIEETDALSGRGLELCWVDDPVEVFFLQIQGSGRIRLTNGQMMRVGYGGSNGRNYRSIGQELIRRGVYSKHQVSAQVIQNWVRRNPMQGAELLRHNPSFVFFRKVTKVPPEKGPIGAMNRSVTTLRTLAVDPRYTPLGAPVWLEKEGSEALRRLMVAQDTGSAIKGAQRADIFFGTGDDAGRMAGRVRDPGRMVVLLPIQTAFALVPEGEE from the coding sequence ATGACCCATCCCACCGATGCCCCTGCGGCCGAATACAAGCTGTTGCAATTCAATGATCTGGCGGGCTGGCATGATGATGATCATGCCGCCGCGTTGACCACTTTTCTTGAAACCTGCTCACAGTTAAAACGCGGCGATTGGTCGTCGTTATGCCGTCTGGCCAAAACCCGTCCCAGTGCGAAAACCTATTTCGAAATGTTTTTTCGCCCTGTTTTGGTCGAGGATGGTAAACCGGCGCTGTTTACCGGCTATTTCGAGCCCGAGCTGAACGGCTCGCTTACTCCGACCCCGCGCTATCGCTATCCGCTTTATCGTAAACCCCCCGAAATTCAGGACGGCCAACCGTGGTTGACCCGTCGCGAGATCGAGGAGACCGATGCCTTAAGCGGGCGTGGTCTGGAACTATGTTGGGTCGATGATCCGGTCGAGGTTTTCTTTCTGCAAATTCAAGGCTCGGGCCGGATACGCCTGACCAACGGGCAGATGATGCGTGTCGGTTATGGCGGATCGAACGGACGCAATTACCGCTCGATCGGGCAGGAACTGATCCGGCGCGGGGTGTATTCCAAACATCAGGTCTCGGCGCAAGTGATCCAGAACTGGGTGCGGCGCAATCCTATGCAGGGGGCCGAACTGTTGCGGCATAATCCGTCCTTTGTGTTTTTCCGCAAAGTTACCAAAGTACCCCCCGAAAAAGGACCAATCGGGGCGATGAACCGATCAGTCACGACACTGCGTACGCTGGCGGTCGATCCGCGTTATACTCCGCTGGGTGCACCGGTTTGGCTGGAAAAAGAAGGATCCGAGGCACTGCGCCGTTTGATGGTGGCGCAGGACACCGGATCAGCAATCAAAGGCGCGCAACGCGCCGACATTTTCTTTGGAACCGGCGATGATGCAGGCCGCATGGCCGGACGGGTGCGCGACCCCGGGCGGATGGTGGTTTTGCTACCGATCCAGACGGCATTCGCTTTGGTGCCGGAGGGCGAAGAGTGA
- a CDS encoding Smr/MutS family protein, with the protein MSRKPRGLRPDERELWQRVAAQSVPMHPERTHPVKQAVERINGKPAKPRVQDFRIGQDARVAPPSHDLAPHITDHLRNAPVQMDRKAYGKMKRGKLGIEARIDLHGMTMARAHPALNGFIQSSYAQGKRLVLVITGKGKREATGTGPMPEHRGVLRRQVPHWLTSAPLAVMVLQITPAHLKHGGDGAYYVYLRRSR; encoded by the coding sequence GTGAGCAGAAAGCCCCGTGGATTGCGCCCGGATGAACGCGAGTTGTGGCAAAGGGTGGCGGCGCAATCGGTGCCGATGCATCCCGAACGGACACATCCGGTAAAGCAGGCGGTTGAGCGCATCAACGGTAAACCCGCCAAACCCCGCGTGCAGGATTTTCGCATCGGGCAGGATGCGCGTGTGGCCCCGCCATCGCATGATCTGGCCCCGCATATCACGGATCATTTGCGCAACGCGCCGGTGCAGATGGACCGCAAGGCCTATGGCAAAATGAAACGCGGTAAACTGGGGATCGAGGCGCGGATTGACCTGCACGGCATGACAATGGCCCGCGCCCATCCGGCGCTGAACGGGTTTATCCAATCGTCCTATGCGCAGGGGAAACGGCTGGTTCTGGTGATCACCGGCAAAGGAAAACGCGAAGCCACCGGCACCGGCCCCATGCCCGAACACCGCGGGGTGTTGCGGCGGCAAGTGCCGCATTGGCTGACCTCGGCCCCGCTGGCGGTGATGGTTCTGCAAATCACGCCAGCGCATTTGAAACACGGCGGTGACGGGGCTTATTACGTTTATCTTAGGCGTTCGCGTTAG
- a CDS encoding FxsA family protein — translation MWLFLLFVAVPLIEIALFIKVGGFLSLWPTLGIVVATAFLGTWLVRTQGVAAMNRLRGSFSQLQDPTQPLADGAMILFAGALLLTPGFFTDAIGFLLLFPPFRAAAFRYFKKRVKVQTFTTGTPPPHQPRQPDNVIDGDFIEINPNDKPSGWTKD, via the coding sequence ATGTGGTTATTTCTACTGTTTGTCGCAGTTCCGCTGATTGAAATTGCACTATTTATCAAAGTTGGCGGGTTTCTGAGCCTTTGGCCAACCCTTGGCATCGTTGTTGCCACTGCTTTTCTGGGCACCTGGCTGGTCCGCACCCAAGGGGTGGCGGCGATGAACCGTTTGCGGGGGTCCTTTTCGCAATTACAGGATCCGACCCAGCCACTGGCAGATGGCGCGATGATCCTGTTTGCCGGCGCGTTGTTGCTGACACCGGGGTTTTTCACCGATGCCATCGGATTTTTGCTGTTGTTCCCGCCGTTCCGTGCAGCGGCGTTTCGATACTTCAAAAAGCGCGTGAAAGTGCAGACATTCACCACCGGAACCCCCCCACCCCACCAACCGCGCCAGCCGGACAACGTAATTGACGGTGATTTCATCGAAATTAATCCAAATGACAAGCCTTCAGGCTGGACCAAGGATTGA
- the hslU gene encoding ATP-dependent protease ATPase subunit HslU, whose amino-acid sequence MTDLTPREIVSELDRFIIGQNDAKRAVAVALRNRWRRKQLGDDLRDEVYPKNILMIGPTGVGKTEISRRLAKLAHAPFIKVEATKFTEVGYVGRDVEQIIRDLVDSAITMTREAMREEVKANARDAAEERVIEAIAGEDARDATREMFRKKLKSGELDNTVIELEVADTSNPMPMFDIPGQPGQSMGMMNLGDLFGKAMGGRTTRRKMTVAESYELLVGEEADKLLDDEIVTRKALSEVQENGIVFLDEIDKVCARKNASGADVSREGVQRDLLPLIEGTTVSTKHGPVKTDHILFIASGAFHVAKPSDLLPELQGRLPIRVELRALTEEDFVRILTETDNALTRQYTALMATEEVTVEFTEDGIAALAKIAADVNQSVENIGARRLYTVIERVFEELSFTAPDRAGEAVKVDAAFVEKNLGELSRSMDVSRYVL is encoded by the coding sequence ATGACTGATCTGACCCCCCGTGAAATCGTATCCGAACTGGACCGTTTTATAATTGGCCAGAATGACGCCAAACGCGCCGTGGCCGTGGCCCTGCGCAACCGCTGGCGGCGTAAACAACTGGGCGATGACCTGCGTGACGAGGTATATCCGAAAAACATCCTGATGATCGGGCCGACCGGCGTGGGTAAAACCGAGATCAGCCGCCGTTTGGCCAAACTGGCCCATGCGCCCTTTATCAAGGTCGAAGCCACCAAGTTTACCGAGGTTGGCTATGTTGGCCGCGACGTGGAACAGATCATCCGTGATCTGGTGGACAGCGCCATAACCATGACCCGCGAGGCCATGCGCGAAGAGGTCAAGGCAAACGCCCGCGACGCTGCCGAGGAACGGGTGATCGAAGCCATCGCCGGTGAGGATGCCCGCGACGCCACCCGCGAAATGTTTCGCAAGAAACTGAAATCGGGCGAATTGGACAACACGGTAATCGAACTGGAGGTTGCGGACACATCCAATCCGATGCCAATGTTCGATATTCCCGGTCAGCCGGGCCAAAGCATGGGTATGATGAACCTTGGCGATTTGTTTGGCAAAGCCATGGGCGGACGCACCACGCGGCGCAAGATGACGGTCGCCGAAAGCTATGAATTGCTGGTGGGGGAAGAGGCCGACAAACTGCTGGATGATGAAATCGTCACCCGCAAGGCGCTAAGTGAAGTGCAGGAAAACGGCATCGTGTTTCTGGACGAGATCGACAAGGTATGCGCGCGCAAAAACGCCAGCGGCGCCGATGTTTCCCGCGAAGGGGTGCAGCGCGATTTGCTGCCTTTGATCGAAGGCACAACGGTTTCCACCAAACACGGCCCCGTCAAAACCGACCACATCCTGTTTATCGCATCAGGCGCGTTTCACGTTGCCAAACCGTCCGATCTGTTGCCCGAACTTCAGGGGCGTTTACCGATCCGCGTTGAATTGCGCGCCCTGACCGAAGAGGATTTCGTGCGTATCCTGACCGAAACCGACAACGCCCTGACCCGCCAGTATACGGCGCTGATGGCGACCGAAGAGGTGACTGTGGAGTTCACCGAAGACGGCATCGCCGCGTTGGCGAAAATTGCCGCCGATGTGAACCAGTCGGTCGAAAACATCGGCGCGCGGCGGCTGTATACGGTGATCGAACGGGTGTTCGAGGAACTGTCGTTCACCGCCCCTGACAGGGCGGGCGAGGCGGTAAAGGTGGACGCGGCTTTTGTTGAAAAGAACCTCGGCGAACTATCCCGTTCGATGGACGTCAGCCGCTATGTGCTTTAG